AGTAATAAAAATCCAATAGGATCTAAATGCTTTAATGGGTTAAGTGTTAATCTACCTCTATTTTTTGCAGTATTATCTCCTAACTTATAAGCTACATAACCATGAGCAAATTCGTGACATACAATTGCAATTAATAGGGCAGGTAATCTAATTAATTTTTCAGTCAAATTTCTGCCTCCTATATAAAACCTACGTTATTCATAGAAATTAAATAAATAACTATATATATTTTATAACCTTTTCATAAAAAACACAAATACAAGCTTTAAATTTATGCTTTTCTTAATGATACGGTATTATGTGATTATAACTATATAGTGATGAATTGTCAAATTAAAGAAAGAAATTGTGAGAAATATATGATTCCATTTGGAACACACTAAAGGAACTATTCCAAAATATTTTGAGATAGTTCCTTTAGCAAACCCTGATTATTCATAGAAAATTAAACACTATACTACATCCTTTTGTTTATAAGATATCCATTAAATTTTTGACATACCAACTCGGTATTACTTAAAATTTACTGGAGTCTTCTAATTCACAATTATACAGCATATTATTCAAATTATATAAATAATCAGGGTTAAAATACCATTTGTTTGTATATTTAATTTTATGATTCTTGTTTGATTTGTTTTTTTGTCATTAAACTAAATATTTTTTCAAACATATCAATTACATTAGCTTTTTTTACTTCATCTTTTACAATTAAATCTACTTTACCTATGATTTTTTTATCCATCATTATAATCAATTCTCCAACTTTATCATTCGTTGATAATGGACAGTCAAGATACTCAGGGAGATTTACTTTGCTTTCGATTTTATCTTTAGTACCTTTATTTACCAATGCATATAAGTTATCAGCTGCGTAAATATCAACTTTAGATTCTTTTCCCTTCATTACATCAATTGTTTTGATTTTTGCATTTTTCTTACATATTTGCACAGAGTCATATGTAGCAAATCCATAATCTAATAGTTTCTTAGATTCTCTAAATCTTATATCAGAGCTATTACAACCTAATACAACGCTTATTAGAGTTAAATTATTTCTAGTAGCAGAAGCGGCTAAGCAATGTCCCGATTTACTTGTATATCCTGTTTTTATACCATTAGCACCTTTATAGAATCTAATAAGTCTATTAGTATTTACCAGACCTTGTTCTACGTCATGTTTTTTCCCTACATTAATAGTAATCATCCAGATATTTGTCCACTGTGTAATTTGTTTATGCTTTAATAATTCTTTACTCATTAAACTAATATCATATGCAGTTGTATAATGATCTTCTTTATCAAATCCAGTAACATTTGAAAAATGTGTATTTTTCATACCGAGCTGTTTTGCTTTTTCGTTCATTTTCTTCAAAAATAGCTCT
The sequence above is a segment of the Abyssisolibacter fermentans genome. Coding sequences within it:
- a CDS encoding D-alanyl-D-alanine carboxypeptidase family protein, encoding MKFKLKLLSTIILIFFIMFSSINYTYATTPPFKIEAKSSILIDAMTGNVMYQSNADEKLPPASITKIMVLLLAMESLENNTMKLKDEVTVSEYAASMGGSQVYLEAGEVNTVETLLKAIAVRSGNDAAVALAEHIAGSEELFLKKMNEKAKQLGMKNTHFSNVTGFDKEDHYTTAYDISLMSKELLKHKQITQWTNIWMITINVGKKHDVEQGLVNTNRLIRFYKGANGIKTGYTSKSGHCLAASATRNNLTLISVVLGCNSSDIRFRESKKLLDYGFATYDSVQICKKNAKIKTIDVMKGKESKVDIYAADNLYALVNKGTKDKIESKVNLPEYLDCPLSTNDKVGELIIMMDKKIIGKVDLIVKDEVKKANVIDMFEKIFSLMTKKQIKQES